A single window of Candidatus Aminicenantes bacterium DNA harbors:
- a CDS encoding addiction module antitoxin — protein MDKFKKLTITVERPVYEGLHRLIGRGRISAFLNNLARPYVVEEELEKAYTEMARDERREAEALEWSENLVPELQDETR, from the coding sequence ATGGACAAGTTCAAGAAACTGACCATCACGGTGGAGCGGCCGGTTTACGAAGGGTTGCACAGGCTGATCGGCCGCGGGCGGATCAGTGCTTTCCTCAACAATCTTGCCCGCCCTTACGTGGTGGAGGAAGAACTCGAGAAGGCCTACACGGAAATGGCCCGGGATGAAAGACGTGAGGCCGAAGCCCTGGAGTGGTCCGAAAACCTCGTGCCGGAACTTCAGGACGAAACACGATAG